The genomic region atgtataaattatttatttcaggtaTAGGGAAACACGGCAAGTTCTACAAACTGACAGAAGTACCTCTCAAGGATTGGGAGCTAGAAGAGACTTTAGAGGAAGTCCAAGTTAGCATACAGAAGAAAGACGATAAGAAGTCTTAATTTGAGCACAAAATGGCGGACTAGAATATGTTTTATAACctaaaaatagatatataatgaATGTGTTTTGCGTATAGTTGAGCTGTGTATGTTAAAGttgattatttattgtgttttatGCTTTTGTTAActattaacataatttataaactgtactagtctgtttttttttgttcattgttTGATGACAGGATGCGACAACTCAAATATATCCAACTGAGCTCTCAACCATTAGCCATACGCCTGATGATATGGTGGGTCTGAAATTATACCATTGAAAGAAgtgttgttaaaaaaatatattaaaactgtTACTACTACTTTATAACTATATTAACTACTTACTTTATACATGTGAGCTCCTCGGGTGTATCACACACAGTTTTTTAACCGCTAATGTCCATGGAGTTTGGATAAAAGTTGATAACATCAAGTCCTATTACACAATTCAATTTCATTTAGTGCATAAGTATGTCTTTTGTTTTCTCCTCCACTTATTTTTGAGGTTAACTGAAGATTCGAGAAGTCATAGTACCTTATTTAGTATACTAGAGACTCGCCCTgacttcgcacgggtagcatttattaGTTATAACCCCTCACTAGTCCAACTGAGTAAACTTTGCTCGGTTGGACTGACCACACTTATATCTTGAATCACTCGTatctattaaatacaaaaactgcatcaaaatccgttgcgtttaaaagatctaagcatacatacaaaggaatagacgcgggaagcgactttgcttaAGTGTAGTGATTAAAGTTCGTGAATAGCTTGTATTCACATTAAAATGTCCAACGTTCATTAGGTATGACTTTAGCCAGCGCGTTGTAAAAAATTGATtggttaaatattttcactctTCTTGAATCTAATGTTGCGAGTTGTCGCGTACTGTAGTTCTCTTTCTAAGACTGAATGTCCTACTAACATAAAGTCTAGTGACTGTGAGTGattatataaacaatattaattttgtaataaccACGAAAATCTGAATAGTACTTTATGTTAAGGGTGTTATTTTTACTCACTAGTAAAAGTGGTTCATATCGTATGAAAATCAACGAGATGTTGAAAAAAGCCGCCAATTTATAAAGGAAaccatacctacctacatatagttacgtctatattcctagcGGTCTACACAGAGTCAACGATCTTgctcacgttcagctgtatggctttatgatggaattaagatttaaatagtgacaggttgctagcccatagccttcaataaaaatccaaatttatgagtctatcccttactcgatttttgcgacatccataggaaaggttcgttagtgccgggaaccacacggcaaagatATATAAAGTGATTAATACTCTTTTTAGCGTATCTAGTagtgagataaaaataataccccAACGTTCTTTGCGTTCCTGAGTACCTAATGTCTACTGTTTTGAattgcacaaataaaaaacaacctTTCTAATAACAACATATCttccaaattaaatttttaaaataaaagttatcgtacaaatatttgttttaatccCAACCAACCTTTTACCAATAATCTGAAATTTATGCATTGGAACGCGCGTAAACAATCGCCGTttggctttttattatgacgtgaaaaggGATAAGGTCATGGGGCCGGTAAAGCTCGcgtctcatcatgccctggccgggattgtAACTGAATACCTCCagtgttacagacaagcgcactaccgcttcgccacagaggccgtcatattTTGTACGGATGAttcgtttatatatttatgtatccTACCTGTTATTGTATTTCTAGATTCTTCacgtgataaaataaaacgtgcgccgtgtggttcccggcaccattacaaaaaagaataggaccactccatctctttcccacggatgtcgtaaaaggcgactaagggataggcttataaacttgggattcctcttttaggcgataggctagcaacctgtcactatttgaatctcaattctatcactacgccaaacagctgagcgtggcctatcagtcttttcaagactggtggctctgtctaccccgctggggatatagacgtgatcatatgtatgtatgtgtatgtataaaataaaactgtttggtacaaataattatttattgaacccCCTATTCCTGGATGCCCTTCTCTTCCTGATACTTATAATGCAGCTCGCTACAATCCTGGTTGGAGATGTTGACCCAGCCTTTATCGCTGATGTGGTAGACTCTGACGATGCCGCCGGAGTACGCGTCGCGGTGGGTCGCGTGGTAGATGGCGCGGCGGCCGAGTTCTGGAAATAAATTGTTCATACATCCATAATCTGGCCTTTATCCCTCATCATCTCTACTATAGGAAGACAGAGCTCACAATCTCACGTTCagttaacaaaatttatttttaaccaactTAATAAAAGAAGAAGGTACTCAACTCGACcctatttcttattttttttttttatatttttataggtaggtaatagTTGGCATGCAGTAAAAAACTAGCCAAGTCTCGATGGAGTTGCTAATTTATCTCTTAAAAGTACTGATACCTAGACAAAGTCGTGCCAAGTCTAAGGTTCCTTACTGcaatttcttaattattatagtttattttataagaccGGCCGTCGAACATTTTTACATTCTAAAACTAACCTTGTGCCTCTAAATCAGTAAGATCCCACTTGTACCCTGAGTCGAGCACACCAAAAGCGTAGACTGAACCAGAGCCCACGGAGAATACCTTGCCGGGAGTCCTAGTGCCCTCGCTGTCTACATAATATAGCTGGCAACCCTGAAACGAAAATAACATTCTATTTCTATCATCCTAATGGTAGGCCAAGTTCAGACGTTCTTTATGAAGGGGTTTCATAAGAGAAGTCTAATGCAAACATTGACATGTGTTACTGTGACAAATAAAAGACTCCTTTCATTGGCATACCCTAAGCTGAAGGAGTATAAGGTTATTCGCAACAGAccaactttattaaaatgctTTTCTATTCAGAACCTAATGGTAGTAAATAATGGATGGAGCAAGTACAAAAAGAGGGCTGTATGATGTTGTGGTTGTATTCTTGCCTTTGAATCACAGGCCCTAATGACTAGCTTAATTAGTGTAATTTTTCAAGTAATTGTATTCTGTTAAAGCAATAAAGTCTCACCCTCTTATCAAAACCAGCCAGTATCATCATATTCAAAGATTCTTATAAAATCACCCTCTTTAGATTACCCACTCACTAGAACAGAGGTGAGTAATACAGGACTAAAGGAAAACTAAAGTATTTGTTAATGGAGTCAAAAAAGGATGCACTGTTAGAGAACAATCTAGCAGATTCAACGAAGATAACCAGAAAGTTTGTAAAGCTGTGGGTAGTGATGGGGTAGTTAAACTCACCCTTTTATCAAAACCAGCCAGCATCATCCCCATACTGAGTCCCATTCCCTTATAATTGTAGACCATGTTGGCCATCAGTTTGCTGGCGGCGGCCACGGAGATGCGTTCCCTGTTGCGGAGCTCATACAGCCGGCATTGTTTGGCGAGCACGCGGTCCCAGTACACGCAGTCTGCTGCGCCTCCGGCCAGAGTTCCTGGGGAATTtagatacaaacatatatatcatGTCTTCATTGTCTACAGCTCTGAAACATAGTGGCAGAAGTTGCAATTGGGAACATGTAAAGATGACTAATTAAACACGTATTTAAGCCTTGGGGTAAACAGAAACAAAACACTTTTAGGACAAATTCTAGGCAGATAAATCTAAATGAACAAATATGggttttgattaattttgatATCCTTTAGCAATTCGCCTGAGTGCCATTCTTAACCATAGGAGGCCTTAACTATGCAATCAGCCTATTAAGAGGTACATTTACCAATAAGTCTAAAATTCTTAATTGCAAGTCAcaggttaaaaaaatgttacttcTAAATAAGTAGGTTACACCCTGCATGGGCACTGTTGACAACAGTTAGATACCATTAAACTAAATTTGGAAAtaagtttcttttattataatgtaaaaaacttACCCAgcaaataatcatttatttcaacaattttCTTCATCGACTGAGAGCCAATGAACTGACCACCAGTGGCACGGGAGTCTACGGCCAACAGGACTCCTCCCTAAAATCAGAAAATCTATAAGTAACTACTTTTAGTCTACATACTACAAGTAAACTGACTCGACTGAAATATCAGTACATTTGTGTCTGCtgttcacatttttttttcttcatttgtaTGATCATcaagctaaaataaaaattatttatttgttccaAACCTTATagatatgtgtgtgtgtcaaGAAGCCCTTACAAATTATCATACATTAGTACATACTAACCTGGTAGCGAAAACCAAGAGTGGTAGTTCCGTGGTCGAATTCAATTTTGATTTCTTTGCCTGTCTCATCGTGAGTGTTGAATTTGGCTAAACTTTCTGCGGGCTGAAACAATACATAATCATGATTGCTGTAgataaattgattgatttgattgattgaaaattgatattttaataaaaccgtttaataaAAAGCTTCATATTAACCAAACTTACATTTGCAAAAGGAGGGATCGCTAGTTGGGCACTGTGTACAAAATTCTGGCTGTAGCCTACGACATCATTTTGGAATGATGCTAAAGAATCCATGGGCCTGAGGTTTATTTTCTCGTCGAGACGGCACAAATCCATTAAAGCCAttgttaaaaattgtatttaattaaatatttcaaataattttagtaaaactTGAAAGATGACAAGCGAAAACGAAAACGCCGACCGATGATTTGACAGTTTTGTTTTGACAGTTTCTTTTGTTATGCACAAAAGTGTTGCTAGTAATTTAACTTCATAAATAGGCTCATCTAAAAATACTAATtcctttaattataaaatgcaCAGCCTTCTTATTTCCTAattctaaatataattaatcacGACAGGAGCGAGGTATGTactaacattttatttgtttatgcaCATTAAATTCTTTAATTGCAAATACTGCCATCTCTTATGCATATTGTGtattatttagaatattaTGTACTTTTGCTACTCGATGCTAGATGGCGCTAGTTAAATTTAAGTTCATTgtttgataattataaaaatccaTTATCCCAAGCAACAGATTTTATTATCAGTAAGGCCAACCTTTTTCCACAGTTCTTAGTTTAGATATGAATCTACAGATTTTCCTATATATATTTCCTACGTTTTTTTTAGCAACAAGCGCTAAAAAGCTTATTTGTGTCCCTAATAAATAGGTACCCTAATAAGTAAggaagtaagtatttattagaaacgtattaaaatgatacatacctacattatattCACGTCCCCacctcttacggggtagacagagtcagcagtcaagagtcaaaagactgaaaggtcacgttcaactgtatggcttaatggtggaatATGGAAGACAGATTGTGACAGAATGTGGAAGACAGAttggtagcccatcgtctaaaagaattTTACAATTGACTTTTATGGCATGAATAATGTGTGCAAGAAAATACCTAAGATAAAATTcctacattcataaaaaataaacaaatgttcTGCACAGTTGTTACGAGCTTCATCGATTAATAGTCTAATGAGATAACTATGCGGGCGAAATTATAAGTTGCAAAATTTTGAGAAATCGTCTAAAAggtttgaattataaaattcacCGAATGAAATATATACTCAATAAATAGTAGAGGAGCTAAACCTATGATTACCGTTAGTCCGTGAGTCAGATCACAAATAATGTTTGGGACCGATAGGATCACATTgtagtattaatttttattagagaACGAATTtattaaaggttttttttattgagaatGCGAATCATTTGCTATCaatagtatagtatagtatgTTATAGCTATGTTTTTGCCTCTGGGCATGGGACAAATATTTaggaaagtttaaattttattatgaaaattaaattgtaaaaagtcTAATAATGCCTGATCAACCTGTCGCTAATTATTAAGTCGTACGGTAAattgtggcctttcagtctattaTGTTGGCTCTaactgctggctttgtctaccccgtgagggataaagacgtgataatatgtacgtatgtgtATGAAGCAGTCCCTCTTCctattttaatgtttcttatgaaattatttgtcTTCGACGTTTAACACTTTaagataggaccactcatctctcccatggacgtcgtagaAGGCTAATGGGAATAAGAATGTGCCTATCCTATAAGTAAAGTGATTTTACCATGAACCAATATGatttaggtttccctgcaaagattgcggaggtcagataggagAGTCTTCGTGTAaacacctgactcacccaattcaggatcctggtcaaaggcgcaccccgggctcctctccagagaagtaggtaagtaattgAGATTTATGTCAGGGGAAGAAATATAATATGGTACATTAATGAGCGCTCTATGCGAAATAGGAGCTCTATAATTGATCCCAAAAGTCTGTCATTATATCGATGCGAAATAGATAATGTGTAGGTAGtattgtaggtatatgtagatcattaacataaataatattggaaAGTTTGATAAGTATCAGATCAAGTCGAAATATAAGTAGATATCATGAGTAGGAGTAACTATGGTATCTGACtgctttattttaatgttctcACATTTCCATTaatctagactgttggctctgtctacccaacaagggatatagacgtgaccatatgtatgtatgtatgtacagttccatgggattcttcttttgagcgatgggctaacaacctgtcaccatttgaatttCGATTCTATcttgaagccatacagctgaacgtgacctctcagtctttacgagattgttggctctgtctaccacgccaGAAATATAGCCGTGAAAATACGTTTAtacgtaagtatatttatagttCGTTGGAGATAGCCCTTTTGAAACTTCGTTAGGAGGCTATTTGCCTAATAAGGGGAAAGGCTATGGATttgatattcttattttaagcgatgggctagcaacttgtcactatctgatttaaaattcaatcattaaattGGACGTGTCTTTCTATTATTTTCGAGAATGTTGGCGCTGTTTACCCCGCCGCTGTTCAATTGCCTGAGTGTGAAGGTTtgctcacgatgttttttctCACTGTAAGAGCAGGTTAGCGTTCAgactaatgtatgtaagtatacttacttacaaaaCTTAGAAAAAAGTCACTGAAGTAGAATTTGACCTTTGTTCACGCTTTTGATCCGATCCACCTTACTTACCTACTATACAAACTTTGAtgatataaatacttacggtctagacagagccaataaggCTAAGGTAGTTACAGGACTCGAAGACTACGTTAAGTTCGATGGTTTCACGAAACTAACCACTTCTACCGCAATAAAATTAGcccaaatttcaagtttaacaGTGAAATATACTGTGCCTATCAATTATTTAGtccgtttaaaaaataaactgagcCACAGACGCCCACAGCAGACAAATTCCCAAATCGTGAATTGAAATAAGAGGAAAGTCACGATTCCAGCCAAAGTACCAAAGTGCATATTAACTAAGCTAGCCGACGAAATGATAGCCCAAAAACTCATAATTGCAACTTATAGAGGCAGCCTGTTACACCGAGGCGTAAGATTTGAACAAAGTGTAAAAATCTGCTCTCACAGCGAACATTTCAAACGTAGAATCGGACTTACACCTAAGAGTGTTAAGCcgatttttatgatttcaatgactttaaaaagaaagaaaagaagaaataagtgtaataatttcttataaaaatatttatacacaaAAATTGTAGTCAACTTGCAAGTAAACAGCTTTTGTTGGTGGAAAAAATTGAGTTCTATTCTTTCTGTGCATCTCTTACTGTACTTGCTGGTAAGTCTCAAACTTATTTTGCTCTGATTGGAATATGGGTCTAAATATTTCATACTTTAGTCTCTTTCTAACATGTATTcctcttaaaattttaattgtagaAAATAATTGACGGCAGAACTGAGTATTCCTGAAAGCGACTGGTCATTTAAGAGAAAAACTGGCAGCAGCATTACACACGTGACGCCGTTTTTACGCGATAATCTattgctgtcccgtttcacgtcataataaaaatcgaaacagcgatagtttcgTGCGCGAAAAAAACTGCTTAATCGCTTATCTGACTGCACTAGATGTTCTGCCAGTGCACTAGAAAGTCATGACGAAAGACTTATAGTGAGGAAAGCTATGACCACTTTATCGTGATCACGACCGCCCTGCCAAGAGCGTAGcgacaaagaagaaaaaatatgtcaagAAAAGAAGTGTCGGTGTGACTGCATGGCGACTTATTAGCGCATTCCGAGCGGAAACCTTACAATTTATCAGTTTAGGCCGCCCTGCATTAGCCCTGGGTTCCCAAAGGAATCGTAAAGATTGTCACGCGATGTCTTGACGTGACGTGCGTGATTTGACGTGATCGGCCCTGTCGCCTGACGTATgcatttgattttttaaattagggtACGTCTTAAGCAGTGTTAGTCTCGGGTTGAGTCTGGAGTGGAATAAGTCTCACGCTTATTCTAATTTCacaactatttatatatttaaaagtaagacTTTGTGACTACCGCGCAGTTtgaaaagtcaattaaggtaaataaaaaaattatgaacataTTACACAATAGagactacaataaataatataaataaataaatataaataaatatatacgggacaaattacacagattgagttagcctcgaagtaagttcgagacttgtgttacgagatactaactcaacgctactatattttagtataaatacttatatagataaacatccaagactcaggccaatcagaaaaagttcttttctcatcatgccctggccgggattcgaacccgggacccccggtgtcacagacaagcgtattaccgctgcgccacagaggccgtcacaaTCACAGAAGTCTACCCAAATAGTGATTTGGATAGCTtcctttgttaatttttttcttcttaataGAGACtttgaataattaattcaGCAGTTAGTTGAAGTTACAACATAAAAGGCTTTTTTTTAGGATGTTTAATTTCCTTGATTTATACGCTGGCGTACTTTAGTTGCATCCTATACCTGGTGACTTGATTACAGAAGTCCGGGCAGGCCCTGGTATGTTAATGGCATCAATTTAGACAAATTTGACAccaaaattgttaaattgcGTTCAACGGCACTATGCCGTGTTATGTAGTGATTTACTGAAACTGTGATTTTATCGTTTCGTGATcacaatgaatttatttatatgtatgttacacaAGCTTAAGTCCGCGGCTTcgctttatacatataatctcgtcattatccctttcggggtagacagagccaacagcgaTGAAATTTGAAACCGTACATTACACTATTTATTCAGCTGCCATAACAGCTCGACCACCACCGcctatatgtataatactaagtacctattatataatactaatCCCTAAAGGGACATAGAGAAAATTCGTTTGTTAATGTTTCCTTCATAACGATTATGATAAggaaatttaattgtaatgtcAAGTTCAGTGGAAATATGACTTAGAGCTATTTATGCATAACTTAGACGTTTATATAATAGCTTCAGTATAAAATTAACTGGATCGTAATCTTGTGTCTTGGCTATTGCATTAGAAGAGTGcggatatacatatgttttgtTATAGGTAAGAGTGGGACACATGATGATGATGTTACTTGATGTGAAATACGGTGTAGTGCTGCACGCTCCTTATTAATATTCGAAAATAAAGAATGTTGCCATTTGCCCGCAGGGACGGGAGTTTTTGAGATAGGGATGTAGATTTCTAACTGGAATCACTATTTATATCGATATCTCTCATATTATGGTACCTATGACGAAAACTTCGGCACAACAGATTTAACATAAGTGGCGTTATAATATGACTCATATTATGTGACTTGTTCTGAAGCCAGAGTTTCGGCTGGGACCACAATCCTGAATTAGGTTAGTcagttttttatacaaaacaaatccTGCCTCACCTTAAGGCGAACATAATTTCGGTAATGAGtcatccagtttcctgaaaatttgaaattttcctGAAAATACCCGTATTCACCGTAAATTGGTAGATAATCAATCGTCCTAATgtacatttcaataaaagtaGAGTCATTAGTATATGAGAGCGACGTGGTGGGATTTAAAGCTGGATTTACACCATGAACTCTTTTTCTAATCTTTTAGGCAACAGTTAGACCACCGACGTTCTACACATAGCATTCTCgataaacttatataaatttatcgaCACCTCCCATCACTACATCACTGGCCAGCAGTCTCGATGGTGAGCGATAGTAGTGGTCGCGC from Amyelois transitella isolate CPQ chromosome 24, ilAmyTran1.1, whole genome shotgun sequence harbors:
- the LOC106135884 gene encoding proteasome subunit beta type-5, with the translated sequence MALMDLCRLDEKINLRPMDSLASFQNDVVGYSQNFVHSAQLAIPPFANPAESLAKFNTHDETGKEIKIEFDHGTTTLGFRYQGGVLLAVDSRATGGQFIGSQSMKKIVEINDYLLGTLAGGAADCVYWDRVLAKQCRLYELRNRERISVAAASKLMANMVYNYKGMGLSMGMMLAGFDKRGCQLYYVDSEGTRTPGKVFSVGSGSVYAFGVLDSGYKWDLTDLEAQELGRRAIYHATHRDAYSGGIVRVYHISDKGWVNISNQDCSELHYKYQEEKGIQE